One Malus domestica chromosome 11, GDT2T_hap1 genomic region harbors:
- the LOC103430635 gene encoding proton pump-interactor 1, producing MGVEVVGFEVIQGPVGAVTEGGNSAKENGKLDQGPGGNEPIQFGSHGDESDKKEVNEVSVPNFPKDAVDEWPAPKQIHSFYFVRHRTIDDPKIKVRIDHASKEVNERNKARQDIIEALRAKRTERSELIEKIKALRNDNRQIRSIVDEKFKDLQPLRQALGEIRSADTASRSGGLCSSEEELNSRIQGLQYYMQHESIPLSEEKKILKEMKALENTRGQVIAREAELAKLLPKEALKDQVKLMDGDLKEVKKEQDGVRAKIKHLDDAVKVIDKAIASLQEDLDIVTEKRDKAFENIRQLRLQTDQANAGFYHSRGVMTKARNLAATNNVKALEALSNEEVEKFMSLWNSNKDFRDDYEKRILPSLDSRQMSRDGRIRNPDEKPLVVVEAPVVETAPKSNAKQVKEDTRSALPDTSTAQKVQKEAKNKATAPKSAAEHIDMADEEIFVSEKEILKEKKIDPAKLKEMKREEEIEKNKLALERKKKKAEKDAAKAAIRAQKEAEKKLKEREKKAKKKSSSAPDTNPEELIEPVAEVAEPEKVTEKVEAPVPAKAKAQKDNSLRNRGRARGSDALPKAILKRKKSSTNYWLWAAPAAVLVVLFLVLGYYYLH from the exons ATGGGTGTTGAAGTTGTGGGATTTGAGGTGATCCAAGGACCAGTGGGGGCTGTCACTGAAGGAGGGAATTCTGCCAAGGAAAATGGAAAATTGGATCAAGGTCCGGGCGGTAATGAGCCCATACAGTTTGGATCGCATGGTGATGAATCAGACAAAAAGGAAGTCAATGAGGTTTCGGTTCCAAACTTCCCCAAGGATGCAGTTGACGAGTGGCCTGCTCCCAAGCAGATCCATTCTTTCTATTTTGTTAGGCACCGGACAATCGACGatccaaaaataaaagtgaGGATTGATCATGCTTCTAAAGAGGTGAATGAGAGGAACAAAGCTCGTCAAGACATCATTGAAGCACTACGAGCAAAAAGG ACTGAAAGATCAGAATTGATTGAGAAGATTAAGGCTCTGAGGAATGACAACAGGCAAATTAGGTCAATTGTGGATGAGAAGTTTAAGGATTTACAGCCTCTGCGGCAGGCTCTTGGAGAGATACGCAGTGCAGACACTGCTAGTCGCAGTGGTGGTTTATGTTCATCAGAGGAAGAGCTTAACAGTCGT ATCCAAGGGTTGCAGTATTATATGCAACATGAGAGCATTCCATTGTCCGAGGAAAAGAAAATACTTAAAGAGATGAAGGCTCTTGAGAACACAAGGGGACAAGTTATTGCTCGTGAAGCTGAGCTAGCTAAACTGCTTCCTAAAGAAGCCCTCAAGGACCAAGTTAAA CTTATGGATGGTGACTTAAAGGAAGTAAAAAAGGAGCAAGATGGTGTTAGGGCCAAAATTAAGCACCTTGATGATGCAGTGAAGGTGATTGACAAGGCAATTGCATCATTACAGGAAGATCTGGACATTGTAACTGAGAAGAGGGATAAAGCATTCGAAAATATTCGTCAACTTAGGTTACAGACTGATCAGGCG AATGCTGGCTTCTACCATAGCCGTGGGGTCATGACCAAAGCTAGAAATCTTGCTGCTACCAACAATGTCAAAGCACTTGAAGCACTTTCTAATGAAGAG GTCGAGAAATTTATGTCCCTCTGGAACAGTAACAAGGATTTTAGAGATGATTATGAGAAAAGAATTTTGCCATCTCTGGACAGCCGTCAAATGAGTAGGGATGGACGTATAAGAAACCCAGATGAGAAGCCATTGGTGGTTGTGGAAGCACCTGTGGTAGAGACAGCACCAAAATCTAATGCAAAACAAGTTAAGGAAGATACCAGATCTGCTCTGCCAGATACTTCGACTGCACAGAAGGTTCAGAAAGAAGCCAAAAATAAAGCAACTGCTCCTAAATCTGCTGCAGAGCATATTGATATGGCTGACGAGGAAATATTTGTTTCTGAAAAGGAGAtcctaaaagaaaagaaaattgatcCGGCGAAGTTGAAGGAGATGAAAAGAGAAGAGGAGATAGAAAAAAATAAGCTGGCcttggagaggaagaagaagaaggcagagAAAGATGCAGCTAAAGCAGCTATTAGAGCTCAAAAGGAAGCCGAGAAGAAGCTGAAG GAGCGtgaaaagaaggcaaagaagaagTCATCATCTGCCCCGGATACCAATCCTGAGGAACTGATAGAACCAGTTGCTGAGGTTGCAGAACCAGAAAAGGTAACTGAAAAGGTTGAAGCTCCTGTCCCGGCAAAGGCAAAGGCGCAAAAGGATAACAGTCTGAGGAACAGAGGTCGAGCAAGAGGTTCAGACGCACTACCAAAAGCCATCCTGAAGAGGAAGAAGTCGAGTACAAACTATTGGCTATGGGCTGCTCCTGCTGCTGTGTTAGTTGTGTTGTTTCTAGTACTGGGTTACTACTATCTTCATTGA